Proteins from a single region of Desulfolutivibrio sulfoxidireducens:
- a CDS encoding Rid family detoxifying hydrolase — translation MKSVSSNEAPAAIGPYSQAVDLGSVIYLSGQIGADPVTGKLVSGFEAQTMQALCNVRAVLAACGLDFDNVPSVDIYLTDMSMFKKLNEVYSGFFPKNKPARLAIEVKGLPAGAEIEIRCVAYRNGA, via the coding sequence ATGAAAAGCGTATCGTCAAATGAGGCCCCGGCTGCCATCGGGCCATATTCGCAAGCGGTGGATTTGGGTTCCGTCATTTATCTGAGCGGTCAAATCGGGGCTGATCCGGTCACAGGAAAACTGGTTTCAGGGTTTGAAGCTCAAACCATGCAGGCGCTGTGCAACGTGCGCGCTGTTCTTGCCGCGTGCGGGCTTGACTTCGACAATGTCCCATCCGTCGACATCTATTTGACGGATATGAGTATGTTCAAGAAACTAAACGAGGTGTACTCTGGATTTTTCCCGAAAAACAAACCCGCCAGACTCGCCATTGAAGTGAAAGGACTCCCCGCTGGCGCAGAGATAGAAATACGTTGCGTTGCATACAGGAATGGTGCTTGA